From a region of the Azospirillum formosense genome:
- a CDS encoding acetyl-CoA carboxylase carboxyltransferase subunit alpha gives MQTFLEFEKPIAELEGKIEELRHLTNAGDINIADEVTKLQTKVDKLLRQTYAKLTPAQKVQVARHPNRPHCLDYVKGLIDDFTPLAGDRGFAEDRAVIGGLGRFRGRSVVVIGQEKGHDTETRVRHNFGMAKPEGYRKAQRLMDLADRFKLPVVSLVDTAGAFPGVQAEERGQAEAIAKSIERCLRLTVPMVAAVIGEGGSGGAIAIATADRVLMLEHAIYSVISPEGCASILWRNPDMAGEAAVALRLISHDLKELGVIDRVVSEPIGGAHRDPAETVKALGDAIEESLGELDGLDGEAVRAQRRQKFLDMGQKGLG, from the coding sequence ATGCAAACCTTCCTGGAATTCGAAAAGCCGATCGCCGAGCTTGAAGGCAAGATCGAGGAACTGCGCCACCTGACCAACGCCGGCGACATCAACATCGCCGACGAAGTGACGAAGCTGCAGACCAAGGTCGACAAGCTCCTCCGGCAGACCTACGCGAAGCTCACCCCGGCGCAGAAGGTGCAGGTGGCCCGCCACCCCAACCGTCCGCACTGTCTGGACTATGTGAAGGGGCTGATCGACGACTTCACGCCGCTGGCCGGCGACCGCGGCTTCGCCGAGGACCGCGCGGTCATCGGCGGGTTGGGCCGCTTCCGCGGCCGCTCGGTCGTGGTGATCGGGCAGGAGAAAGGCCACGACACCGAAACGCGCGTGCGCCACAACTTCGGCATGGCCAAGCCCGAGGGCTACCGCAAGGCCCAGCGCCTGATGGACCTCGCCGACCGCTTCAAGCTGCCGGTCGTCTCGCTGGTCGACACCGCCGGCGCCTTCCCCGGCGTCCAGGCGGAGGAGCGCGGCCAAGCCGAGGCCATCGCCAAGAGCATCGAGCGCTGCCTGCGCCTGACCGTGCCCATGGTGGCCGCGGTGATCGGCGAGGGCGGCTCCGGCGGCGCCATCGCCATCGCGACGGCCGACCGGGTGCTGATGCTGGAGCACGCCATCTACTCCGTCATCTCGCCGGAGGGCTGCGCGTCGATCCTGTGGCGCAACCCCGACATGGCCGGCGAGGCCGCCGTGGCGCTGCGCCTGATCAGCCACGACCTCAAGGAACTCGGCGTCATCGACCGGGTGGTGAGCGAGCCGATCGGCGGCGCCCACCGCGACCCGGCGGAGACGGTCAAGGCGCTCGGCGACGCCATCGAGGAGTCGCTGGGCGAACTCGACGGGCTGGACGGCGAGGCGGTCCGCGCCCAGCGCCGCCAGAAGTTCCTCGACATGGGCCAGAAGGGCCTGGGGTAA
- the aceB gene encoding malate synthase A has translation MAMTISGLEILGPITPGVETILTPEALAFLAELEGRFGSERLRLLDVRRKRLALIEKGHKPDFLPETRAIREADWTIAPLPHDLLDRRVEITGPVERKMIINALNSGAKVFMADFEDSSCPSWANLIDGQVNLRDAVRRTIAFDDPASGKKYRLNDKTAVLKVRPRGWHLAEKHVTLDGEPVSGALFDFALYAFHNATELLARGSGPYFYLPKLESHFEARLWNEVFSVAEDYLRIPHGSIKATVLVETILAAFEMDEILYELRDHSAGLNCGRWDYIFSFIKTFRNDPAAVLPDRAEVTMATPFLQSYSLLAVKTCHRRGAPAIGGMAAYIPVKDDPAANEVAFSKVRADKEREVSNGHDGTWVAHPGLVPVAREVFDAYMGKPNQIDRKRTDVSVTAADLLAVPDGPKTERGLRNNVAVAIGYLEAWLRGVGCVPLFNLMEDAATAEISRTQLWQWVHHGASLDDGRPVTMELVDETIAEELAAWKARVGDRAFDHGLYEDAAVMLRDLVERDDFVDFLTLPAYDRIVAQGA, from the coding sequence ATGGCCATGACCATCTCCGGGCTTGAGATCCTGGGTCCGATCACGCCGGGCGTCGAGACGATCCTGACGCCGGAGGCGCTGGCCTTCCTGGCGGAGCTGGAGGGACGGTTCGGGTCGGAGCGGTTGCGCCTGCTCGACGTGCGGAGGAAGCGGCTGGCGCTGATCGAGAAGGGCCACAAGCCGGATTTCCTGCCGGAGACCCGGGCCATCCGCGAGGCCGACTGGACCATCGCGCCGCTGCCGCACGACCTGCTCGACCGCCGGGTGGAGATCACCGGGCCGGTGGAGCGCAAGATGATCATCAACGCGCTGAATTCCGGCGCGAAGGTCTTCATGGCGGACTTCGAGGATTCGAGCTGCCCGTCCTGGGCCAACCTGATCGACGGGCAGGTCAACCTGCGCGACGCCGTGCGCCGGACCATCGCCTTCGACGATCCCGCGTCGGGGAAGAAGTACCGGCTGAACGACAAGACCGCCGTCCTCAAGGTCCGCCCGCGCGGCTGGCATCTGGCGGAGAAGCACGTCACCCTCGACGGCGAGCCGGTGTCCGGCGCGCTGTTCGACTTCGCCCTCTACGCCTTCCACAACGCGACGGAGCTGCTGGCCCGCGGCTCCGGCCCCTATTTCTACCTGCCGAAGCTGGAGAGCCATTTCGAGGCGCGGCTGTGGAACGAGGTGTTCTCGGTCGCCGAGGATTATCTCAGGATCCCGCACGGCTCGATCAAGGCGACCGTGCTGGTGGAGACCATCCTGGCCGCCTTCGAGATGGACGAGATCCTCTATGAGCTGCGCGACCATTCCGCCGGGCTGAACTGCGGGCGCTGGGACTACATCTTCAGCTTCATCAAGACCTTCCGCAACGACCCCGCCGCCGTCCTGCCCGACCGGGCGGAGGTGACGATGGCCACGCCCTTCCTGCAGTCCTACAGCCTGCTGGCGGTGAAAACCTGCCACCGCCGCGGCGCCCCGGCGATCGGCGGCATGGCCGCCTACATCCCGGTGAAGGACGATCCCGCGGCCAACGAGGTCGCCTTCTCTAAGGTCCGCGCCGACAAGGAACGGGAGGTGTCCAACGGCCATGACGGCACCTGGGTGGCCCACCCCGGACTCGTCCCCGTCGCGCGGGAGGTGTTCGACGCCTACATGGGCAAGCCCAACCAGATCGACCGCAAGCGCACCGACGTCAGCGTGACCGCCGCCGACCTGCTGGCCGTCCCGGACGGGCCGAAGACGGAGCGCGGCCTGCGCAACAACGTGGCCGTCGCCATCGGCTATCTGGAGGCCTGGCTGCGCGGCGTCGGCTGCGTGCCGCTGTTCAACCTGATGGAGGACGCCGCCACCGCGGAGATCAGCCGCACCCAGCTCTGGCAGTGGGTCCATCACGGCGCCAGCCTCGACGATGGGCGCCCGGTGACCATGGAACTGGTGGACGAGACCATCGCCGAGGAGTTGGCCGCCTGGAAGGCCCGCGTCGGCGACCGCGCCTTCGACCATGGCCTGTACGAGGACGCCGCGGTGATGCTCCGCGACCTCGTGGAGCGCGACGACTTCGTGGATTTCCTGACCCTGCCGGCCTACGACCGCATCGTCGCGCAGGGGGCGTGA
- a CDS encoding MAPEG family protein, producing MAAAETRRPKTRLLRLAAVVNLSAAAAALLALWLLAPLFAPPPGIADPGARMAFWGRLALWPALVLFLTVGGVLVARARSAALNPIDDAESRLYRVSQRVLTNTVEQTLIFVPALAALVAQMPLPDLGFARLATALFVLGRLLFWAGYLIHPYVRAPGMAVTLTVNLVVLGWALVLAVV from the coding sequence ATGGCCGCCGCGGAGACCCGTCGTCCCAAGACCCGTCTTCTGCGTCTGGCGGCCGTCGTCAACCTGTCCGCGGCGGCGGCGGCCCTGCTGGCCCTCTGGCTGCTGGCCCCGCTGTTCGCGCCGCCGCCCGGCATCGCCGATCCGGGCGCGCGAATGGCCTTCTGGGGGCGGCTCGCCCTGTGGCCGGCGCTGGTGCTGTTCCTGACGGTGGGCGGGGTGCTGGTCGCCCGCGCCCGTTCCGCCGCCCTGAACCCCATCGACGACGCCGAGTCGCGCCTCTACCGGGTCAGCCAGCGCGTGCTGACCAACACGGTGGAGCAGACGCTGATCTTCGTGCCCGCCCTGGCGGCGCTGGTGGCGCAGATGCCGCTGCCCGACCTGGGCTTCGCCCGGCTGGCGACCGCGCTGTTCGTGCTGGGCCGCCTGCTGTTCTGGGCGGGCTACCTGATCCACCCCTATGTGCGGGCGCCGGGCATGGCGGTCACGCTGACCGTCAACCTCGTCGTGCTCGGCTGGGCGCTGGTGCTCGCCGTCGTTTAA
- a CDS encoding DMT family transporter, which yields MSTPSIVPPASRGAESLALLLLVGGLIGVIFPVTKIAQAAGVPPLPWAFSMMLGAGVILAGLARFKRQSMPLTGRYLRYFAVSGLLSMALPNVVLFFVMPWLGAGLSAVVYTLPPILTLLMAVAVRIETPDRGRVAGILLGFVGALMIVGPRGSLPSPDLAGWMALAFVMPAAVAAGNVYRTVAWPPGGQPVALAAGTMLGGAAWVALALLGTGAVTELPALGLAPGLALLQIAVTALTYVLYFRLQVVAGPVYLSQIGYVATSVGLGTGTLLFGERYSPWVWGGAAVIVLGVLLVSFGRRFAR from the coding sequence GTGTCCACCCCCTCCATCGTTCCGCCGGCCTCGCGCGGGGCCGAGTCGCTCGCGCTTCTGCTTCTGGTCGGCGGCTTGATCGGGGTGATCTTTCCGGTCACCAAGATCGCGCAGGCGGCCGGCGTGCCGCCGCTGCCCTGGGCCTTCTCGATGATGCTGGGCGCCGGGGTGATCCTGGCCGGGCTGGCGCGTTTCAAACGGCAATCGATGCCCCTGACCGGGCGGTACCTGCGCTACTTCGCGGTGTCGGGGCTGCTGTCCATGGCGCTGCCCAACGTGGTGCTGTTCTTCGTCATGCCCTGGCTGGGGGCCGGGCTGTCGGCGGTGGTCTACACGCTGCCGCCGATCCTGACGCTGCTGATGGCCGTGGCGGTGCGGATCGAAACGCCCGACCGCGGGCGGGTGGCGGGCATCCTGCTCGGATTCGTCGGCGCGCTGATGATCGTCGGGCCGCGCGGCAGCCTGCCTTCGCCCGATCTGGCGGGCTGGATGGCGCTGGCCTTCGTCATGCCGGCCGCGGTCGCGGCGGGCAACGTCTACCGCACCGTGGCCTGGCCGCCGGGGGGCCAGCCGGTGGCGCTGGCCGCGGGCACCATGCTGGGCGGGGCGGCCTGGGTGGCGCTCGCCCTGCTCGGCACCGGGGCGGTGACGGAGCTGCCGGCGCTGGGTCTCGCGCCCGGACTGGCCCTGCTCCAGATCGCGGTGACGGCGCTGACCTACGTGCTGTATTTCCGCCTCCAGGTCGTCGCCGGGCCGGTCTATCTCAGCCAGATCGGCTATGTGGCGACCTCGGTCGGGCTGGGCACCGGGACGCTGCTGTTCGGGGAGCGCTATTCCCCCTGGGTGTGGGGCGGGGCGGCGGTGATCGTCCTGGGCGTGCTTCTGGTCAGTTTTGGCCGGCGATTCGCGCGATAA